Proteins encoded within one genomic window of Equus asinus isolate D_3611 breed Donkey unplaced genomic scaffold, EquAss-T2T_v2 contig_193, whole genome shotgun sequence:
- the LOC139043203 gene encoding ral guanine nucleotide dissociation stimulator-like, giving the protein MEDYVEGNVLNCRKWNEQFKLMDEIELLQEAANLYTVQPDEHFGAWFQAVEPLSKEESYSLSCQLEPRYHWVRKIRLFFKGKKNRSGQNTRPPTKGPVVVVDDPPETS; this is encoded by the exons atggaggattatgtggag ggcaatgtgctcaactgtcggaaatggaatgag caattcaaactgatggacgagatcgagctgctccaggaggctgcaaatctgtacaccgtgcagcccgacgagcactttggggcctggttccaggccgtggagcccctgagcaaggaggagag ctacagcctgtcctgccagctggagccccgataccactgggtcagaaagattcgactcttcttcaaaggcaagaagaaccgctcaggccaga acaccagacccccaaccaagggcccagtggtggtggtcgatgaccctcctgagaccagctga